A region of Piscinibacter gummiphilus DNA encodes the following proteins:
- a CDS encoding TonB-dependent siderophore receptor, translating to MTTPPLGLRSLLPPFALRHIALGLLGLSGFALAHAQAGTSAPDAQPGATLPAVRVRSTSEAETANGPVQGYVAQRSATATKSDTPINEVAQAISVIPRDQIVDQGVSAVQDALRYSAGVTTGIYGARNTTEYFVIRGSKATVLLNGLRQGQTWFAEPLDELYGYERVEVLRGPSSIVAGQSGPGGLVNLVSKRPQATAHREVNVELGNEQRKQVSADFTGAIDETGTLLYRMVGLGLDTGTQVDDADYQRVFLAPSLTWKPRAGTKLTVYGEYQRDNYGNNDAFLPTVGTLTPGPHGTIPINRFISEPGWDGNTGTRSRLGYEFEQDLGGGWTLRNDLRHDDSKRELKSMYSAWWLGFLDGTGTPDPVNGRYLGRAWAIDEGRTLTTAGDLLLEGKFQTGPVAHTLVTGVDLLRYRRTDSYIEGDAGLIDVYTPTYGTFQPPATLDEAAASHSQPKVQQLGFLVLDRIRVGRWALTAGLRYDDAKTESAGTTQKVDAWTKNLGAVYLADGGWSPYASYSESFEAQGADLTGRVFEPKRGQQVEAGVKWSPERQNLRATAAVFHLQEKNRLKGDPANPLNQIESAPITTKGLELEAAANLGAWDFTAAYTRLSAKDDETDTHVAFVPENAASAWVLHKFDPYGVRGLKAGLGVRYQGKTSDGTDTVWVPSVTLADAMVSYDTGDWRVGLNVSNIADKSYVASCDSSGYCWYGEKRKVVATATYRF from the coding sequence ATGACGACGCCCCCGCTCGGCCTCCGCTCGCTTCTTCCTCCCTTCGCACTCCGTCACATCGCCCTCGGCCTGCTCGGCCTCTCGGGCTTTGCGCTCGCACACGCCCAGGCCGGCACTTCGGCGCCGGACGCCCAGCCCGGCGCCACGCTGCCGGCCGTCCGCGTGCGGTCCACCTCCGAAGCCGAAACCGCCAACGGCCCGGTGCAGGGCTACGTCGCGCAGCGCAGCGCCACGGCCACCAAGTCCGACACGCCCATCAACGAAGTGGCCCAGGCCATCTCGGTGATCCCGCGGGACCAGATCGTCGACCAGGGCGTGAGCGCGGTGCAGGACGCGCTGCGCTACTCGGCCGGTGTCACCACCGGCATCTACGGCGCACGCAACACCACGGAGTACTTCGTGATCCGCGGGAGCAAGGCCACGGTGCTCCTCAACGGCCTGCGCCAGGGCCAGACCTGGTTCGCCGAACCGCTCGACGAGCTGTACGGCTACGAGCGCGTCGAGGTGCTGCGCGGGCCGAGTTCGATCGTGGCCGGCCAGTCGGGGCCCGGCGGTCTCGTGAACCTCGTGTCCAAGCGGCCCCAGGCCACGGCCCACCGCGAGGTCAACGTCGAGCTGGGCAACGAACAGCGCAAGCAGGTCTCGGCCGATTTCACCGGCGCGATCGACGAAACCGGCACCCTGCTGTACCGCATGGTGGGCCTGGGCCTCGACACGGGCACGCAGGTGGACGATGCCGACTACCAGCGCGTGTTCCTCGCACCGTCGCTCACGTGGAAGCCGCGCGCCGGCACGAAGCTCACCGTGTACGGCGAGTACCAGCGCGACAACTACGGCAACAACGACGCGTTCCTGCCGACGGTGGGCACGCTCACGCCGGGACCGCACGGCACCATCCCGATCAACCGCTTCATCAGCGAACCCGGCTGGGACGGCAACACCGGCACCCGCTCGCGCCTCGGCTACGAATTCGAGCAGGACCTGGGCGGCGGCTGGACCCTGCGCAACGACCTGCGCCACGATGACAGCAAGCGCGAGCTCAAGAGCATGTACTCCGCGTGGTGGCTGGGCTTCCTCGACGGCACCGGCACACCCGACCCCGTGAACGGCCGCTACCTCGGCCGCGCCTGGGCCATCGACGAGGGCCGCACGCTCACCACCGCGGGCGACCTGCTGCTCGAAGGGAAGTTCCAGACCGGTCCGGTGGCCCACACGCTCGTGACCGGGGTCGACCTGCTGCGCTATCGCCGCACCGACAGCTACATCGAAGGCGACGCCGGCCTGATCGACGTCTACACGCCCACCTACGGCACGTTCCAGCCCCCGGCCACCCTCGACGAGGCAGCCGCATCGCACTCGCAGCCGAAGGTGCAGCAGCTGGGCTTCCTCGTCCTCGATCGCATCCGCGTGGGCCGCTGGGCCCTCACCGCGGGCCTGCGCTACGACGACGCGAAGACGGAGTCGGCCGGCACGACGCAGAAGGTCGATGCGTGGACGAAGAACCTCGGCGCGGTGTACCTCGCCGATGGCGGCTGGTCGCCGTACGCGAGCTACTCCGAGTCGTTCGAGGCCCAGGGTGCCGACCTCACCGGCCGCGTGTTCGAGCCGAAGCGCGGCCAGCAGGTCGAGGCCGGCGTGAAGTGGTCGCCCGAGCGCCAGAACCTGCGCGCCACCGCCGCGGTGTTCCACCTGCAGGAGAAGAACCGGCTCAAGGGCGATCCGGCCAACCCGCTGAACCAGATCGAGAGCGCGCCCATCACCACGAAGGGCCTCGAACTCGAGGCCGCCGCGAACCTCGGCGCATGGGACTTCACCGCGGCCTACACGCGCCTGTCGGCGAAGGACGACGAGACGGACACGCACGTCGCCTTCGTCCCCGAGAACGCCGCGTCGGCGTGGGTGCTGCACAAGTTCGATCCCTACGGCGTGCGCGGCCTGAAGGCGGGCCTCGGCGTCCGGTACCAGGGCAAGACCTCCGACGGCACCGACACCGTGTGGGTGCCGTCGGTGACCCTCGCCGACGCCATGGTCAGCTACGACACCGGCGACTGGCGCGTGGGCCTGAACGTGAGCAACATCGCCGACAAGTCGTACGTCGCATCGTGCGACTCGTCGGGCTACTGCTGGTACGGCGAGAAGCGCAAGGTGGTGGCGACGGCGACCTACCGGTTCTGA
- a CDS encoding FadR/GntR family transcriptional regulator, whose amino-acid sequence MHATDSAVNGRVIVGWTGGEIRPDAVARAHGPRLAELLTVRISEGRLSAGDRLPTQADLMKEFGVSRNSIREAISHLQERGLVVTHHGIGTFVAGTAERLAPLRDADPDGDGACLCELQLGIESEVAALAAARRSPESLQAMRAALLEFEQAALQGTDATGPEERLHAEFGRACRSAHIRALLEQVVATLAPRWRLHLAGLRRAERLRHMQQLHARYARVVAAIGEQDGESARLAMRELLASRSPASIPDPYLPG is encoded by the coding sequence ATGCATGCGACAGACAGTGCGGTGAACGGCAGGGTGATCGTGGGCTGGACGGGCGGAGAGATCCGTCCGGACGCGGTCGCACGCGCGCACGGCCCACGCCTGGCTGAACTGTTAACGGTACGAATTTCGGAGGGCCGCCTGTCCGCGGGCGACCGCTTGCCCACGCAGGCGGACCTGATGAAGGAATTCGGCGTCAGCCGCAACAGCATCCGGGAGGCCATCAGCCACCTGCAGGAACGCGGGCTTGTGGTCACGCACCATGGCATCGGCACCTTCGTCGCTGGCACGGCCGAGCGGCTCGCGCCGTTGCGGGATGCGGACCCGGATGGCGACGGGGCCTGCCTCTGCGAGCTGCAACTCGGCATTGAGTCCGAGGTGGCCGCGCTGGCGGCCGCCCGCCGTTCACCCGAGAGCCTGCAGGCGATGCGGGCGGCGCTGCTCGAGTTCGAGCAGGCGGCGTTGCAGGGCACGGATGCCACGGGCCCCGAGGAGAGGCTGCACGCCGAGTTCGGCCGCGCCTGCCGCAGCGCCCACATCCGCGCGTTGCTGGAGCAGGTGGTGGCCACGCTCGCGCCGCGCTGGCGCCTCCACCTCGCGGGGCTGCGCCGCGCCGAACGGTTGCGCCACATGCAGCAGCTGCATGCGCGCTACGCCCGCGTCGTGGCGGCCATCGGCGAACAGGACGGCGAGTCCGCGCGGCTCGCCATGCGCGAGCTGCTGGCGAGCCGCAGCCCGGCATCCATCCCGGACCCCTACCTTCCCGGCTGA
- a CDS encoding SMP-30/gluconolactonase/LRE family protein, whose translation MQNDTPRNTRRQFLKAAAGAGLATSGGLAGAQAFEYKPNQRYPDPAVQILDPSFTKYRIYSSTVEQVATGMRWAEGPAYFPEGGYLLFSDIPNNRIMKYDEKTGNVSVFRSPSNYANGNTRDRQGRLVTCEHSSTRRITRTEKNGKVTVLADSFEGKRLNAPNDIVVKSDDSIWFTDPLFGINGEWEGFRAKPEQANTNVFRLSPDGQLTAVITDIVNPNGLAFSPDEKKLYVVEWKGTPNRSIWSYDVGADGVSLSNKTKVIDAADQGGLDGFRVDRDGNLWCGWGSNGALASEPVEVNGRKVFPLKGKSEDLDGVRVFSAAGKPLAHISLPERCANLTFGGPKNNRLYMTASHSVYALYVEAHGAT comes from the coding sequence ATGCAGAACGACACCCCCCGCAACACCCGCCGCCAGTTCCTGAAGGCCGCCGCCGGCGCCGGCCTCGCGACCTCGGGCGGCCTGGCGGGCGCGCAGGCGTTCGAATACAAACCGAACCAGCGCTACCCCGACCCGGCCGTCCAGATCCTCGACCCGAGCTTCACGAAGTACCGCATCTACAGCAGCACGGTGGAGCAGGTGGCGACGGGCATGCGCTGGGCCGAAGGGCCGGCCTACTTCCCCGAAGGCGGCTACCTGCTGTTCAGCGACATCCCGAACAACCGGATCATGAAGTACGACGAGAAGACCGGGAACGTCTCGGTGTTCCGCTCGCCGAGCAACTACGCCAACGGCAACACGCGCGACCGCCAGGGCCGCCTCGTCACGTGCGAGCACTCGTCGACGCGCCGCATCACGCGCACCGAGAAGAACGGCAAGGTCACCGTGCTGGCCGACAGCTTCGAAGGCAAGCGGCTCAACGCGCCGAACGACATCGTCGTGAAGTCGGACGACAGCATCTGGTTCACCGACCCGCTGTTCGGCATCAACGGCGAGTGGGAAGGTTTCCGCGCGAAGCCCGAGCAGGCGAACACGAACGTGTTCCGCCTGAGCCCGGACGGCCAGCTGACCGCGGTGATCACCGACATCGTCAACCCGAACGGCCTCGCGTTCTCGCCCGACGAGAAGAAGCTGTACGTCGTCGAGTGGAAGGGCACGCCGAACCGCAGCATCTGGAGCTACGACGTGGGCGCGGACGGCGTGTCGCTGTCGAACAAGACGAAGGTGATCGACGCGGCCGACCAGGGCGGGCTCGACGGCTTCCGCGTGGACCGCGACGGCAACCTGTGGTGCGGCTGGGGCAGCAACGGCGCGCTCGCGAGCGAACCCGTGGAGGTCAACGGCCGCAAGGTGTTCCCGCTCAAGGGCAAGTCGGAAGACCTCGACGGCGTGCGCGTGTTCAGCGCGGCCGGCAAGCCGCTCGCGCACATCAGCCTGCCGGAGCGCTGCGCCAACCTCACGTTCGGCGGCCCGAAGAACAACCGCCTCTACATGACCGCCTCGCACTCGGTGTACGCGCTGTACGTGGAGGCGCACGGCGCGACCTGA
- a CDS encoding Bug family tripartite tricarboxylate transporter substrate binding protein, whose product MLPYARQRRHLVGLAAASAVLPAWATAPANATLSGKIVRIIVPNPAGGTSDVLARLLAPKLSELLGANVIVENRAGATGNLGADLVAKSPADGLTLLLTDIGSLAIAPSVFPQLPFDPVKDFAPVALVAYSPHLLAVTPTLPVKDARELIALAKSKPDQVNFAISGTGGANHLAGIEFALRTGVSWSYIPYKGGAQALNDVAAGQADVMFNGMVATWPLVQGGKLKVLAISSAKRFASAPDVPTVAEAAGLADFETGSYQGIAAPAGTPPAIVAALHAAVEKTLATPDMQARLAKMGAEPRPSSPAQFGTFIRTEKDRWARVVKESKAKFD is encoded by the coding sequence ATGCTTCCCTACGCACGCCAACGCCGCCACCTGGTCGGCCTCGCCGCCGCATCCGCCGTGTTGCCCGCCTGGGCCACCGCGCCCGCGAACGCCACGCTCTCCGGCAAGATCGTCCGCATCATCGTGCCGAACCCGGCGGGGGGCACGTCCGACGTGCTCGCGCGGCTGCTCGCCCCGAAGCTGTCCGAGCTGCTGGGCGCGAACGTGATCGTGGAGAACCGCGCGGGCGCCACCGGCAACCTCGGCGCGGACCTGGTCGCCAAGTCCCCGGCCGACGGCCTCACGCTGCTGCTGACCGACATCGGCTCGCTCGCCATCGCCCCCAGCGTCTTCCCGCAGCTGCCATTCGATCCGGTCAAGGACTTCGCGCCCGTGGCGCTCGTGGCCTACTCGCCGCACCTGCTGGCGGTCACGCCCACGCTGCCGGTGAAGGACGCACGCGAACTCATCGCGCTCGCGAAGTCGAAGCCGGACCAGGTCAACTTCGCGATCTCGGGCACGGGCGGCGCGAACCACCTCGCGGGCATCGAGTTCGCGCTGCGCACCGGCGTGAGCTGGTCGTACATCCCGTACAAGGGCGGCGCGCAGGCGCTCAACGACGTCGCGGCGGGACAGGCCGACGTGATGTTCAACGGCATGGTGGCCACGTGGCCGCTGGTGCAGGGCGGCAAGCTGAAGGTGCTCGCCATCTCGAGCGCGAAGCGTTTCGCCTCGGCGCCCGACGTGCCCACGGTCGCGGAGGCCGCCGGCCTCGCGGACTTCGAGACCGGCTCCTACCAGGGCATCGCCGCACCGGCCGGCACGCCGCCCGCGATCGTCGCCGCGCTGCACGCGGCCGTGGAGAAGACGCTCGCCACGCCCGACATGCAGGCGCGGCTCGCGAAGATGGGGGCCGAACCGCGCCCGAGTTCGCCGGCGCAGTTCGGCACCTTCATCCGCACCGAGAAGGACCGCTGGGCCCGTGTGGTGAAGGAGTCGAAGGCGAAGTTCGATTGA
- a CDS encoding L-talarate/galactarate dehydratase, with protein MTASLIPSSSPDAIAWIRLSSCYLPLAQPISDAKVLTGRQKPMTEIAMLFAEVETRDGHRGLGLSYAKRAGGPGQFAHAKEVAPALLGEDPNDIARLWTKLCWAGASVGRSGLATQAIGAFDVALYDMKARRAGLSLSKLLGAQRESVACYNTSGGFLHTPLDQLVTNALASRERGIGGIKLKVGHPDGRQDLARVEAVRKALGDEAPLMVDANQQWTRPAAQRMCRALEPYNLVWIEEPLDAYDNEGHAALCTAFETPIATGEMLTSAGEHAELIRTRAADYLMPDAPRVGGITPFLKIAALAEHAGLMLGPHFAMELHVHLAAIYATEPWVEHFDWLEPLFEERLQIRDGRMLVPTRPGLGLTLSEQARRWTRETVEIGERP; from the coding sequence ATGACCGCCTCCCTGATCCCCTCCTCCTCCCCGGACGCCATCGCCTGGATCCGCCTGTCCTCCTGCTACCTGCCGCTCGCCCAGCCCATCAGCGACGCCAAGGTGCTGACCGGACGGCAGAAGCCGATGACCGAGATCGCGATGCTGTTCGCCGAGGTCGAGACCCGGGACGGCCACCGCGGCCTGGGCCTCAGCTACGCCAAGCGCGCGGGCGGTCCCGGCCAGTTCGCCCATGCGAAGGAGGTGGCGCCGGCCCTGCTCGGCGAGGACCCGAACGACATCGCCCGGCTGTGGACCAAGCTGTGCTGGGCCGGCGCCTCGGTGGGACGCAGCGGCCTGGCCACGCAGGCCATCGGCGCGTTCGACGTGGCGCTGTACGACATGAAGGCGCGCCGCGCGGGCCTGTCGCTGTCGAAGCTGCTGGGCGCGCAGCGCGAATCGGTCGCCTGCTACAACACCTCGGGCGGCTTCCTGCACACGCCGCTCGACCAGCTGGTGACCAACGCGCTCGCCTCCCGCGAACGCGGCATCGGCGGCATCAAGCTGAAGGTGGGCCACCCCGACGGCCGCCAGGACCTGGCCCGCGTCGAGGCGGTGCGCAAGGCGCTCGGCGACGAAGCGCCGCTGATGGTCGACGCGAACCAGCAGTGGACGCGCCCGGCGGCACAGCGCATGTGCCGCGCCCTCGAGCCGTACAACCTCGTGTGGATCGAGGAGCCACTCGATGCCTACGACAACGAGGGCCACGCCGCGCTGTGCACCGCGTTCGAGACACCCATCGCCACGGGCGAGATGCTCACGAGCGCCGGCGAACACGCGGAGCTGATCCGCACCCGCGCCGCCGACTACCTGATGCCCGACGCCCCACGGGTCGGCGGCATCACGCCGTTCCTGAAGATCGCCGCGCTGGCCGAACACGCCGGGCTGATGCTGGGCCCGCACTTCGCGATGGAGCTGCACGTGCACCTGGCCGCCATCTACGCGACCGAGCCGTGGGTCGAACACTTCGACTGGCTCGAACCGCTGTTCGAGGAACGCCTGCAGATCCGCGACGGCCGCATGCTGGTTCCCACCCGCCCCGGCCTCGGCCTGACCCTCAGCGAGCAGGCCCGCCGCTGGACCCGCGAGACCGTCGAGATCGGCGAACGCCCGTGA
- a CDS encoding LacI family DNA-binding transcriptional regulator, with amino-acid sequence MNASRPFKTPTLADVARVAGVSPITASRALANPGLVSEKTIARVREAVEATGYIPNMLAGGLKSTRSMTVACLVPAISVAQFLPTVQALTDALAAAGYQLVLGQTGYDHAREDALIDTMVARRPDGIVVAGLVHSTAARQKLHRLGIPLVETWDLTEQPIDMLVGFSHQQVGAAVAAFFRRKGWERVGIATGDDHRASLRRQGFTGAWGREVPVAVGPAPSNMALGRQALSRLIEQEPRLQAVYCSSDQLAQGVVTEALSRGLRVPEDLAVCGFGDAAFASQMEPSLTTVQVDGAAIGERAAALIIGRCKGEDVGESVTDVGFRIVERASTG; translated from the coding sequence ATGAACGCCTCACGCCCTTTCAAGACCCCCACGCTGGCCGACGTCGCCCGTGTGGCCGGGGTGTCTCCCATCACCGCGTCGCGGGCGCTGGCCAACCCCGGCCTCGTGTCCGAGAAGACCATCGCGCGGGTGCGCGAAGCGGTGGAGGCCACCGGCTACATCCCCAACATGCTCGCGGGCGGGTTGAAGTCCACGCGCAGCATGACCGTCGCGTGCCTGGTGCCGGCGATCTCGGTCGCGCAGTTCCTGCCCACGGTGCAGGCCCTGACCGATGCGCTGGCCGCGGCCGGGTACCAGCTGGTGCTGGGGCAGACGGGCTACGACCACGCCCGCGAGGACGCGCTGATCGACACCATGGTGGCGCGCCGCCCCGACGGCATCGTGGTCGCCGGCCTCGTGCATTCGACGGCGGCCCGGCAGAAGCTGCACCGCCTCGGCATCCCGCTGGTGGAGACGTGGGACCTCACCGAGCAGCCCATCGACATGCTGGTGGGTTTCTCTCACCAGCAGGTGGGCGCGGCCGTCGCCGCCTTCTTCCGGCGCAAGGGTTGGGAACGTGTGGGCATCGCCACCGGCGACGACCACCGCGCGAGCCTGCGCCGCCAGGGCTTCACCGGCGCCTGGGGCCGCGAGGTTCCCGTCGCCGTCGGCCCCGCGCCGAGCAACATGGCACTCGGCCGCCAGGCGCTGTCCCGCCTGATCGAGCAGGAGCCCCGGCTTCAGGCCGTGTACTGCAGCTCCGACCAGCTGGCCCAGGGCGTGGTCACCGAGGCGCTGAGCCGCGGCCTGCGCGTGCCGGAAGACCTGGCCGTGTGCGGCTTCGGCGACGCCGCCTTCGCTTCGCAGATGGAACCTTCGCTCACCACCGTGCAGGTCGACGGCGCCGCCATCGGCGAACGCGCGGCGGCGCTGATCATCGGCCGCTGCAAGGGCGAGGACGTGGGCGAGTCGGTGACGGACGTGGGGTTCCGGATCGTCGAGCGGGCCTCGACGGGCTGA
- a CDS encoding YgjV family protein, translated as MDPSWYSAAQLFGYAAFALGVSSFLQTDDRRFKLFMAGECLAYVLHFHLLGNPTAVASSLVSLTRSVLALRTRSPWVAAVVVAVNIALGLALAKAPADWLPLMASCLGTLALFLLQGIAMRLVMLCGTGLWIVNNVLAGSIGGTALEVVVAGVNLVTIWRMWRRAQPA; from the coding sequence ATGGATCCCAGTTGGTACTCCGCGGCGCAGCTCTTCGGCTACGCCGCCTTCGCCCTCGGCGTCAGCTCGTTCCTGCAGACCGACGACCGCCGCTTCAAGCTCTTCATGGCCGGCGAATGCCTCGCCTACGTGCTGCACTTCCACCTGCTCGGCAACCCGACCGCCGTCGCGAGTTCGCTCGTCTCGCTGACCCGCTCGGTGCTGGCACTGCGCACCCGCTCACCGTGGGTGGCCGCCGTGGTGGTGGCCGTGAACATCGCACTGGGCCTCGCGCTCGCGAAGGCCCCCGCCGACTGGCTGCCGCTGATGGCCTCGTGCCTCGGCACGCTCGCGCTGTTCCTGCTTCAGGGCATCGCGATGCGGCTCGTGATGCTGTGTGGCACGGGCCTCTGGATCGTCAACAACGTGCTCGCCGGGTCGATCGGCGGGACGGCGCTGGAGGTGGTGGTGGCGGGGGTGAACCTCGTGACGATCTGGCGGATGTGGCGGCGGGCACAGCCGGCCTGA
- a CDS encoding VOC family protein, with translation MIDHTGVAVSDMTRSKAFYTSALAPIGYTLIAEFPAAVTGSADVAGFGEAPKPDFWIHGGTPNNPPIHVAFRAASRAAVDAFHRAALDAGGTDNGAPGLRAHYHPNYYGAFVLDPDGHNIEAVCHDPA, from the coding sequence ATGATCGACCACACCGGCGTCGCCGTCAGCGACATGACCCGCAGCAAGGCCTTCTACACGTCGGCCCTCGCGCCCATCGGCTACACGCTGATCGCGGAGTTCCCGGCGGCCGTCACGGGCAGCGCGGACGTGGCCGGCTTCGGCGAGGCGCCGAAGCCGGACTTCTGGATCCACGGGGGCACGCCCAACAACCCGCCGATCCACGTGGCGTTCCGCGCGGCGTCGCGTGCGGCCGTGGATGCGTTCCACCGGGCCGCGCTCGACGCGGGCGGCACCGACAACGGCGCACCGGGATTGCGTGCGCATTACCACCCGAACTACTACGGCGCCTTCGTGCTCGACCCCGACGGGCACAACATCGAGGCCGTGTGCCACGACCCGGCATGA
- a CDS encoding HAD family hydrolase, translating to MNAPLQLVAPVRAVCFDWGGTLMSEAGPEDTPMGRWPQVHAVPGAAACLAELAGLVPLCVATNASVSGRASIERALDRVGFLGHFADIFCYTELGVRKDDPAFWRSVSERLGVPLTALAMVGDSLEQDCLAPRRFGVQGVWFDPSGKGLPRGSDVPRVQHLVDFAHAVTSVVARSG from the coding sequence ATGAACGCGCCGCTGCAACTCGTCGCCCCGGTGCGGGCCGTGTGTTTCGACTGGGGCGGCACGCTGATGTCGGAGGCCGGCCCCGAGGACACGCCGATGGGCCGCTGGCCGCAGGTTCACGCGGTGCCCGGCGCCGCGGCGTGCCTGGCCGAACTCGCGGGCCTCGTGCCGCTGTGCGTGGCCACGAACGCGAGCGTGTCGGGGCGTGCGTCGATCGAACGGGCGCTCGACCGCGTGGGCTTCCTGGGCCACTTCGCCGACATCTTCTGCTACACCGAGCTGGGCGTGCGCAAGGACGACCCGGCCTTCTGGCGCTCCGTGTCCGAACGGCTCGGCGTGCCGCTGACCGCGCTCGCGATGGTGGGCGACTCGCTGGAGCAGGACTGCCTCGCGCCCCGCCGCTTCGGCGTGCAGGGGGTGTGGTTCGATCCGTCCGGCAAGGGGCTGCCACGCGGGTCCGACGTGCCGCGCGTGCAGCACCTCGTCGATTTCGCCCACGCCGTGACGTCGGTGGTGGCGCGGTCGGGCTGA